The genome window GGTCTAACTTGGGGGGCTTCAGTTGTCAAGTGGACTTTATAGTATAAAATGTCTAAAATGCTTTAATCAACAAAATTAACTTTATATACGCAAAGTTGATTAATAATAAAAAGTTTACTTTTATGATTTCAAGTGAAGGAGAATTGTATGAATAAAATTTGCGAAATATTAAATATAAAATACCCAGTTATCCAAGGGGGAATGGCATGGGTAGCTACTGCATCATTAGCAAGTGCTGTATCTAATGCAGGAGGGCTTGGAGTAATAGCAGCAGGAAACGCACCAAAAGAAGCTATAAAGAAAGAAATTGTTGAATGCAAAAAATTAACAGATAAACCTTTTGGGGTAAATGTAATGCTTATGTCACCATTTGTTGATGATATAATTGATTTAATTATAGAAGAAAAAGTTCAAGTTATTACTACTGGTGCTGGAAACCCTGCAAAGTATATGGATAGATTAAAGGAAGCTGGAACAAAGGTTATTCCTGTAGTACCTACAATAGCTTTGGCGCAAAGAATGGAAAAACTAGGAGCTACAGCAGTAATAGCAGAAGGTACTGAAGGTGGAGGACATATAGGAGAACTTACTACTATGGTCTTAGTTCCACAAGTTGCTGATGCTGTAAACATACCTGTAATAGC of Clostridioides sp. ES-S-0054-01 contains these proteins:
- the fabK gene encoding enoyl-[acyl-carrier-protein] reductase FabK, with product MNKICEILNIKYPVIQGGMAWVATASLASAVSNAGGLGVIAAGNAPKEAIKKEIVECKKLTDKPFGVNVMLMSPFVDDIIDLIIEEKVQVITTGAGNPAKYMDRLKEAGTKVIPVVPTIALAQRMEKLGATAVIAEGTEGGGHIGELTTMVLVPQVADAVNIPVIAAGGIVDGRGIAASFALGASAVQVGTRFICSEECSVHSNYKNLVLKAKDRDAIVTGRSTGHPVRTLKNKLSKEFLKMEQNGATPEELDKKGTGALRFATVDGDIEKGSFMAGQSAAMVKEITPCKEIIETMVNQAREIMPAIKL